A genomic region of Miscanthus floridulus cultivar M001 chromosome 3, ASM1932011v1, whole genome shotgun sequence contains the following coding sequences:
- the LOC136541969 gene encoding uncharacterized protein isoform X1, translated as MGAALLASWPWDNLGFYKYLLYGPLVSKAVASRAWEAASPDRWILLLLLLFGLRALTYQLWSSYSNMLFATRRRRVVRDGVDFHQIDREWDWDNFLILHVLMAATALYTFPSLRHLPLWPVDARGLAVTALVHAAATEPLAYAAHRAFHGGLLYARYHSLHHSTRVPQPFTAGLATPLEHMVLGALMALPLAAACAAGSGSVALAFAYVLGFDFLRAMGHCNIEVVPSSLFQAVPVLRYLIYTPTYHAIHHTKKEANFCLFMPLFDLLGGTIDPKSWEMHKKMSAEGSNLSWERMLFLERELTQGPKLFIIARRNGATPSAIRRRRGRRGTDPASTDNEGRIRCGRGAGLRVPGARGGRDAVAARVLRPADLRLHALLRAALPAAHVALRRPRHARHVGLVQDLRHLLLQPPRAAAPDLGRPQIRLPVLLAVCQGRHQQADRARHPQGRQDGRQGPKPCSPKQERGAERRRHAVREQAPGPSRARRPRQHADGGGDPERDPQGHGRGVPDGRHVQARQGHRAVPVQEEGPRHDDDPLDGAVPEDPEGGAGEVPALPGAGDQVPVRAALQDVDRRQVAVAAGAAVGAAGHALPPVCRAAHHQLPPGLHLRQARRHAPPQGRAGPGRLRVLAGARGGARVPRRRRRALPRGLHAPRGGRHRRRPHRRRLGGRAQARPSARMIRSVSWPGSTASIVGASSPKRTGLALSHSLCFPSSSLGVDWWFLEIQFSFIFLLPSTICIL; from the exons ATGGGTGCCGCGCTCTTGGCGTCTTGGCCATGGGACAACCTCGGCTTCTACAAG TACCTTCTGTACGGCCCGCTGGTGAGCAAGGCGGTGGCGTCACGGGCGTGGGAGGCGGCGAGTCCCGACCGCTggatcctcctcctgctcctcctcttcggccTCCGCGCCCTCACCTACCAGCTCTGGAGTTCCTACAGCAACATGCTCTTCGCCACGCGCCGGCGCCGCGTCGTCCGCGACGGCGTCGACTTCCACCAGATCGACAGGGAGTGGGACTG GGACAACTTCCTGATCCTGCACGTCCTGATGGCGGCCACGGCGCTGTACACGTTCCCGTCGCTCCGCCACCTCCCGCTCTGGCCGGTCGACGCCCGGGGCCTCGCCGTCACGGCCCTCGTCCACGCCGCGGCCACCGAGCCCCTCGCGTACGCGGCGCACAGGGCGTTCCACGGCGGCCTCCTCTACGCCCGCTACCACTCGCTGCACCACTCCACCAGGGTGCCGCAGCCGTTCACGGCCGGCCTGGCCACGCCGCTGGAGCACATGGTGCTGGGCGCTCTCATGGCGCTGCCCCTCGCGGCCGCGTGCGCCGCCGGGTCCGGCTCCGTCGCGCTCGCTTTCGCCTACGTGCTCGGcttcgacttcctccgcgccatgGGACACTGCAACATCGAGGTCGTCCCCAGCTCGCTCTTTCAGGCGGTCCCGGTCCTCAGATACCTCATCTACACCCCGAC GTACCACGCGATCCACCACACCAAGAAGGAGGCCAATTTCTGTCTCTTCATGCCGCTGTTTGATCTGCTGGGTGGCACCATCGACCCGAAGTCGTGGGaaatgcacaagaagatgagcgCAG AAGGTTCTAATTTGAGCTGGGAACGCATGTTGTTTCTAGAAAGGGAATTAACCCAAGGCCCCAAGCTCTTCATCATTGCGCGACGCAACGGCGCAACCCCCTCAGCAATTCGTCGCCGGCGAGGTCGACGAGGCACGGATCCAGCGAGCACAGACAACGAGGGACGGATCCG GTGTGGACGAGGTGCCGGACTTCGTGTTCCTGGCGCACGTGGTGGACGTGATGCAGTCGCTGCACGTGTCCTTCGTCCTGCGGACCTTCGCCTCCACGCCCTTCTCCGTGCAGCTCTTCCTGCTGCCCATGTGGCCCTTCGCCGTCCTCGTCATGCTCGCCATGTGGGTCTGGTCCAAGACCTTCGTCATCTCCTGCTACAACCTCCGCGGGCGGCTGCACCAGATTTGGGCCGTCCCCAGATACGGCTTCCAG TACTTCTTGCCGTTTGCCAAGGACGGCATCAACAAGCAGATCGAGCTCGCCATCCTCAGGGCCGACAAGATGGGCGTCAAGGTCCTAAGCCTTGCAGCCCTAAACAAG AACGAGGCGCTGAACGGCGGCGGCACGCTGTTCGTGAACAAGCACCCGGACCTTCGCGTGCGCGTCGTCCACGGCAACACGCTGACGGCGGCGGTGATCCTGAACGAGATCCCCAAGGGCACGGCCGAGGTGTTCCTGACGGGCGCCACGTCCAAGCTCGGCAGGGCCATCGCGCTGTACCTGTGCAAGAAGAGGGTCCGCGTCATG ATGATGACCCTCTCGACGGAGCGGTTCCAGAAGATCCAGAAGGAGGCGCCGGCGAAGTACCAGCACTACCTGGTGCAGGTGACCAAGTACCGGTCCGCGCAGCACTGCAGGACGTGGATCGTCGGCAAGTGGCTGTCGCCGCGGGAGCAGCGGTGGGCGCCGCCGGGCACGCACTTCCACCAGTTTGTCGTGCCGCCCATCATCAGCTTCCGCCGGGACTGCACCTACGGCAAGCTCGCCGCCATGCGCCTCCCCAAGGACGTGCAGGGCCTGGGCGCCTGCGAGTACTCGCTGGAGCGCGGGGTGGTGCACGCGTGCCACGCCGGCGGCGTCGTGCACTTCCTCGAGGGCTACACGCACCACGAGGTGGGCGCCATCGACGTCGACCGCATCGACGTCGTCTGGGAGGCCGCGCTCAAGCACGGCCTTCGGCCCGCATGATCCGATCCGTTTCGTGGCCCGGCTCGACCGCCTCTATTGTAGGAGCCAGCAGCCCGAAACGCACGGGCCTGGCTTTGTCACATTCCCTTTGTTTTCCTAGTTCATCGTTGGGTGTGGATTGGTGGTTCCTGGAGATtcaattttcttttatttttcttcttccatCCACAATATGTATACTGTAA
- the LOC136541969 gene encoding very-long-chain aldehyde decarbonylase GL1-1-like isoform X4 translates to MGAALLASWPWDNLGFYKYLLYGPLVSKAVASRAWEAASPDRWILLLLLLFGLRALTYQLWSSYSNMLFATRRRRVVRDGVDFHQIDREWDWDNFLILHVLMAATALYTFPSLRHLPLWPVDARGLAVTALVHAAATEPLAYAAHRAFHGGLLYARYHSLHHSTRVPQPFTAGLATPLEHMVLGALMALPLAAACAAGSGSVALAFAYVLGFDFLRAMGHCNIEVVPSSLFQAVPVLRYLIYTPTYHAIHHTKKEANFCLFMPLFDLLGGTIDPKSWEMHKKMSAEGSNLSWERMLFLERELTQGPKLFIIARRNGATPSAIRRRRGRRGTDPASTDNEGRIRCGRGAGLRVPGARGGRDAVAARVLRPADLRLHALLRAALPAAHVALRRPRHARHVGLVQDLRHLLLQPPRAAAPDLGRPQIRLPVLLAVCQGRHQQADRARHPQGRQDGRQGPKPCSPKQERGAERRRHAVREQAPGPSRARRPRQHADGGGDPERDPQGHGRGVPDGRHVQARQGHRAVPVQEEGPRHGTYASCPGVHACVASCI, encoded by the exons ATGGGTGCCGCGCTCTTGGCGTCTTGGCCATGGGACAACCTCGGCTTCTACAAG TACCTTCTGTACGGCCCGCTGGTGAGCAAGGCGGTGGCGTCACGGGCGTGGGAGGCGGCGAGTCCCGACCGCTggatcctcctcctgctcctcctcttcggccTCCGCGCCCTCACCTACCAGCTCTGGAGTTCCTACAGCAACATGCTCTTCGCCACGCGCCGGCGCCGCGTCGTCCGCGACGGCGTCGACTTCCACCAGATCGACAGGGAGTGGGACTG GGACAACTTCCTGATCCTGCACGTCCTGATGGCGGCCACGGCGCTGTACACGTTCCCGTCGCTCCGCCACCTCCCGCTCTGGCCGGTCGACGCCCGGGGCCTCGCCGTCACGGCCCTCGTCCACGCCGCGGCCACCGAGCCCCTCGCGTACGCGGCGCACAGGGCGTTCCACGGCGGCCTCCTCTACGCCCGCTACCACTCGCTGCACCACTCCACCAGGGTGCCGCAGCCGTTCACGGCCGGCCTGGCCACGCCGCTGGAGCACATGGTGCTGGGCGCTCTCATGGCGCTGCCCCTCGCGGCCGCGTGCGCCGCCGGGTCCGGCTCCGTCGCGCTCGCTTTCGCCTACGTGCTCGGcttcgacttcctccgcgccatgGGACACTGCAACATCGAGGTCGTCCCCAGCTCGCTCTTTCAGGCGGTCCCGGTCCTCAGATACCTCATCTACACCCCGAC GTACCACGCGATCCACCACACCAAGAAGGAGGCCAATTTCTGTCTCTTCATGCCGCTGTTTGATCTGCTGGGTGGCACCATCGACCCGAAGTCGTGGGaaatgcacaagaagatgagcgCAG AAGGTTCTAATTTGAGCTGGGAACGCATGTTGTTTCTAGAAAGGGAATTAACCCAAGGCCCCAAGCTCTTCATCATTGCGCGACGCAACGGCGCAACCCCCTCAGCAATTCGTCGCCGGCGAGGTCGACGAGGCACGGATCCAGCGAGCACAGACAACGAGGGACGGATCCG GTGTGGACGAGGTGCCGGACTTCGTGTTCCTGGCGCACGTGGTGGACGTGATGCAGTCGCTGCACGTGTCCTTCGTCCTGCGGACCTTCGCCTCCACGCCCTTCTCCGTGCAGCTCTTCCTGCTGCCCATGTGGCCCTTCGCCGTCCTCGTCATGCTCGCCATGTGGGTCTGGTCCAAGACCTTCGTCATCTCCTGCTACAACCTCCGCGGGCGGCTGCACCAGATTTGGGCCGTCCCCAGATACGGCTTCCAG TACTTCTTGCCGTTTGCCAAGGACGGCATCAACAAGCAGATCGAGCTCGCCATCCTCAGGGCCGACAAGATGGGCGTCAAGGTCCTAAGCCTTGCAGCCCTAAACAAG AACGAGGCGCTGAACGGCGGCGGCACGCTGTTCGTGAACAAGCACCCGGACCTTCGCGTGCGCGTCGTCCACGGCAACACGCTGACGGCGGCGGTGATCCTGAACGAGATCCCCAAGGGCACGGCCGAGGTGTTCCTGACGGGCGCCACGTCCAAGCTCGGCAGGGCCATCGCGCTGTACCTGTGCAAGAAGAGGGTCCGCGTCATGGTACATATGCTTCGTGCCCTGGTGTACATGCATGCGTGGCGTCATGCATCTAG
- the LOC136541969 gene encoding very-long-chain aldehyde decarbonylase GL1-1-like isoform X3 — translation MGAALLASWPWDNLGFYKYLLYGPLVSKAVASRAWEAASPDRWILLLLLLFGLRALTYQLWSSYSNMLFATRRRRVVRDGVDFHQIDREWDWDNFLILHVLMAATALYTFPSLRHLPLWPVDARGLAVTALVHAAATEPLAYAAHRAFHGGLLYARYHSLHHSTRVPQPFTAGLATPLEHMVLGALMALPLAAACAAGSGSVALAFAYVLGFDFLRAMGHCNIEVVPSSLFQAVPVLRYLIYTPTYHAIHHTKKEANFCLFMPLFDLLGGTIDPKSWEMHKKMSAGVDEVPDFVFLAHVVDVMQSLHVSFVLRTFASTPFSVQLFLLPMWPFAVLVMLAMWVWSKTFVISCYNLRGRLHQIWAVPRYGFQYFLPFAKDGINKQIELAILRADKMGVKVLSLAALNKNEALNGGGTLFVNKHPDLRVRVVHGNTLTAAVILNEIPKGTAEVFLTGATSKLGRAIALYLCKKRVRVMMMTLSTERFQKIQKEAPAKYQHYLVQVTKYRSAQHCRTWIVGKWLSPREQRWAPPGTHFHQFVVPPIISFRRDCTYGKLAAMRLPKDVQGLGACEYSLERGVVHACHAGGVVHFLEGYTHHEVGAIDVDRIDVVWEAALKHGLRPA, via the exons ATGGGTGCCGCGCTCTTGGCGTCTTGGCCATGGGACAACCTCGGCTTCTACAAG TACCTTCTGTACGGCCCGCTGGTGAGCAAGGCGGTGGCGTCACGGGCGTGGGAGGCGGCGAGTCCCGACCGCTggatcctcctcctgctcctcctcttcggccTCCGCGCCCTCACCTACCAGCTCTGGAGTTCCTACAGCAACATGCTCTTCGCCACGCGCCGGCGCCGCGTCGTCCGCGACGGCGTCGACTTCCACCAGATCGACAGGGAGTGGGACTG GGACAACTTCCTGATCCTGCACGTCCTGATGGCGGCCACGGCGCTGTACACGTTCCCGTCGCTCCGCCACCTCCCGCTCTGGCCGGTCGACGCCCGGGGCCTCGCCGTCACGGCCCTCGTCCACGCCGCGGCCACCGAGCCCCTCGCGTACGCGGCGCACAGGGCGTTCCACGGCGGCCTCCTCTACGCCCGCTACCACTCGCTGCACCACTCCACCAGGGTGCCGCAGCCGTTCACGGCCGGCCTGGCCACGCCGCTGGAGCACATGGTGCTGGGCGCTCTCATGGCGCTGCCCCTCGCGGCCGCGTGCGCCGCCGGGTCCGGCTCCGTCGCGCTCGCTTTCGCCTACGTGCTCGGcttcgacttcctccgcgccatgGGACACTGCAACATCGAGGTCGTCCCCAGCTCGCTCTTTCAGGCGGTCCCGGTCCTCAGATACCTCATCTACACCCCGAC GTACCACGCGATCCACCACACCAAGAAGGAGGCCAATTTCTGTCTCTTCATGCCGCTGTTTGATCTGCTGGGTGGCACCATCGACCCGAAGTCGTGGGaaatgcacaagaagatgagcgCAG GTGTGGACGAGGTGCCGGACTTCGTGTTCCTGGCGCACGTGGTGGACGTGATGCAGTCGCTGCACGTGTCCTTCGTCCTGCGGACCTTCGCCTCCACGCCCTTCTCCGTGCAGCTCTTCCTGCTGCCCATGTGGCCCTTCGCCGTCCTCGTCATGCTCGCCATGTGGGTCTGGTCCAAGACCTTCGTCATCTCCTGCTACAACCTCCGCGGGCGGCTGCACCAGATTTGGGCCGTCCCCAGATACGGCTTCCAG TACTTCTTGCCGTTTGCCAAGGACGGCATCAACAAGCAGATCGAGCTCGCCATCCTCAGGGCCGACAAGATGGGCGTCAAGGTCCTAAGCCTTGCAGCCCTAAACAAG AACGAGGCGCTGAACGGCGGCGGCACGCTGTTCGTGAACAAGCACCCGGACCTTCGCGTGCGCGTCGTCCACGGCAACACGCTGACGGCGGCGGTGATCCTGAACGAGATCCCCAAGGGCACGGCCGAGGTGTTCCTGACGGGCGCCACGTCCAAGCTCGGCAGGGCCATCGCGCTGTACCTGTGCAAGAAGAGGGTCCGCGTCATG ATGATGACCCTCTCGACGGAGCGGTTCCAGAAGATCCAGAAGGAGGCGCCGGCGAAGTACCAGCACTACCTGGTGCAGGTGACCAAGTACCGGTCCGCGCAGCACTGCAGGACGTGGATCGTCGGCAAGTGGCTGTCGCCGCGGGAGCAGCGGTGGGCGCCGCCGGGCACGCACTTCCACCAGTTTGTCGTGCCGCCCATCATCAGCTTCCGCCGGGACTGCACCTACGGCAAGCTCGCCGCCATGCGCCTCCCCAAGGACGTGCAGGGCCTGGGCGCCTGCGAGTACTCGCTGGAGCGCGGGGTGGTGCACGCGTGCCACGCCGGCGGCGTCGTGCACTTCCTCGAGGGCTACACGCACCACGAGGTGGGCGCCATCGACGTCGACCGCATCGACGTCGTCTGGGAGGCCGCGCTCAAGCACGGCCTTCGGCCCGCATGA
- the LOC136541969 gene encoding uncharacterized protein isoform X2: MGAALLASWPWDNLGFYKYLLYGPLVSKAVASRAWEAASPDRWILLLLLLFGLRALTYQLWSSYSNMLFATRRRRVVRDGVDFHQIDREWDWDNFLILHVLMAATALYTFPSLRHLPLWPVDARGLAVTALVHAAATEPLAYAAHRAFHGGLLYARYHSLHHSTRVPQPFTAGLATPLEHMVLGALMALPLAAACAAGSGSVALAFAYVLGFDFLRAMGHCNIEVVPSSLFQAVPVLRYLIYTPTYHAIHHTKKEANFCLFMPLFDLLGGTIDPKSWEMHKKMSAERELTQGPKLFIIARRNGATPSAIRRRRGRRGTDPASTDNEGRIRCGRGAGLRVPGARGGRDAVAARVLRPADLRLHALLRAALPAAHVALRRPRHARHVGLVQDLRHLLLQPPRAAAPDLGRPQIRLPVLLAVCQGRHQQADRARHPQGRQDGRQGPKPCSPKQERGAERRRHAVREQAPGPSRARRPRQHADGGGDPERDPQGHGRGVPDGRHVQARQGHRAVPVQEEGPRHDDDPLDGAVPEDPEGGAGEVPALPGAGDQVPVRAALQDVDRRQVAVAAGAAVGAAGHALPPVCRAAHHQLPPGLHLRQARRHAPPQGRAGPGRLRVLAGARGGARVPRRRRRALPRGLHAPRGGRHRRRPHRRRLGGRAQARPSARMIRSVSWPGSTASIVGASSPKRTGLALSHSLCFPSSSLGVDWWFLEIQFSFIFLLPSTICIL, encoded by the exons ATGGGTGCCGCGCTCTTGGCGTCTTGGCCATGGGACAACCTCGGCTTCTACAAG TACCTTCTGTACGGCCCGCTGGTGAGCAAGGCGGTGGCGTCACGGGCGTGGGAGGCGGCGAGTCCCGACCGCTggatcctcctcctgctcctcctcttcggccTCCGCGCCCTCACCTACCAGCTCTGGAGTTCCTACAGCAACATGCTCTTCGCCACGCGCCGGCGCCGCGTCGTCCGCGACGGCGTCGACTTCCACCAGATCGACAGGGAGTGGGACTG GGACAACTTCCTGATCCTGCACGTCCTGATGGCGGCCACGGCGCTGTACACGTTCCCGTCGCTCCGCCACCTCCCGCTCTGGCCGGTCGACGCCCGGGGCCTCGCCGTCACGGCCCTCGTCCACGCCGCGGCCACCGAGCCCCTCGCGTACGCGGCGCACAGGGCGTTCCACGGCGGCCTCCTCTACGCCCGCTACCACTCGCTGCACCACTCCACCAGGGTGCCGCAGCCGTTCACGGCCGGCCTGGCCACGCCGCTGGAGCACATGGTGCTGGGCGCTCTCATGGCGCTGCCCCTCGCGGCCGCGTGCGCCGCCGGGTCCGGCTCCGTCGCGCTCGCTTTCGCCTACGTGCTCGGcttcgacttcctccgcgccatgGGACACTGCAACATCGAGGTCGTCCCCAGCTCGCTCTTTCAGGCGGTCCCGGTCCTCAGATACCTCATCTACACCCCGAC GTACCACGCGATCCACCACACCAAGAAGGAGGCCAATTTCTGTCTCTTCATGCCGCTGTTTGATCTGCTGGGTGGCACCATCGACCCGAAGTCGTGGGaaatgcacaagaagatgagcgCAG AAAGGGAATTAACCCAAGGCCCCAAGCTCTTCATCATTGCGCGACGCAACGGCGCAACCCCCTCAGCAATTCGTCGCCGGCGAGGTCGACGAGGCACGGATCCAGCGAGCACAGACAACGAGGGACGGATCCG GTGTGGACGAGGTGCCGGACTTCGTGTTCCTGGCGCACGTGGTGGACGTGATGCAGTCGCTGCACGTGTCCTTCGTCCTGCGGACCTTCGCCTCCACGCCCTTCTCCGTGCAGCTCTTCCTGCTGCCCATGTGGCCCTTCGCCGTCCTCGTCATGCTCGCCATGTGGGTCTGGTCCAAGACCTTCGTCATCTCCTGCTACAACCTCCGCGGGCGGCTGCACCAGATTTGGGCCGTCCCCAGATACGGCTTCCAG TACTTCTTGCCGTTTGCCAAGGACGGCATCAACAAGCAGATCGAGCTCGCCATCCTCAGGGCCGACAAGATGGGCGTCAAGGTCCTAAGCCTTGCAGCCCTAAACAAG AACGAGGCGCTGAACGGCGGCGGCACGCTGTTCGTGAACAAGCACCCGGACCTTCGCGTGCGCGTCGTCCACGGCAACACGCTGACGGCGGCGGTGATCCTGAACGAGATCCCCAAGGGCACGGCCGAGGTGTTCCTGACGGGCGCCACGTCCAAGCTCGGCAGGGCCATCGCGCTGTACCTGTGCAAGAAGAGGGTCCGCGTCATG ATGATGACCCTCTCGACGGAGCGGTTCCAGAAGATCCAGAAGGAGGCGCCGGCGAAGTACCAGCACTACCTGGTGCAGGTGACCAAGTACCGGTCCGCGCAGCACTGCAGGACGTGGATCGTCGGCAAGTGGCTGTCGCCGCGGGAGCAGCGGTGGGCGCCGCCGGGCACGCACTTCCACCAGTTTGTCGTGCCGCCCATCATCAGCTTCCGCCGGGACTGCACCTACGGCAAGCTCGCCGCCATGCGCCTCCCCAAGGACGTGCAGGGCCTGGGCGCCTGCGAGTACTCGCTGGAGCGCGGGGTGGTGCACGCGTGCCACGCCGGCGGCGTCGTGCACTTCCTCGAGGGCTACACGCACCACGAGGTGGGCGCCATCGACGTCGACCGCATCGACGTCGTCTGGGAGGCCGCGCTCAAGCACGGCCTTCGGCCCGCATGATCCGATCCGTTTCGTGGCCCGGCTCGACCGCCTCTATTGTAGGAGCCAGCAGCCCGAAACGCACGGGCCTGGCTTTGTCACATTCCCTTTGTTTTCCTAGTTCATCGTTGGGTGTGGATTGGTGGTTCCTGGAGATtcaattttcttttatttttcttcttccatCCACAATATGTATACTGTAA